A stretch of the Gemmatirosa kalamazoonensis genome encodes the following:
- a CDS encoding non-ribosomal peptide synthetase: MSGSTLDPHATPPFTAASETVMLPASFAQELLWLADRAAPGNVAYNIPRTRRLRGPLDVDALHRAFDALVARHEILRTTYATHDDQAVQVIHPPRPVPFDVVDLSSLAADAREAEALRVVRERSARPFDLASDLLLRVTLLRLAADEHVLLFESHHIAFDGWSRDVVFRELAALYEALAAGRDADLPALPIQFADYAIWQREQLQGDRLASLLGWWREELGDAEHVLRLPTDFARPNVSRYEGVARTVHLDAALRDGIRKLGQRHDATPYMVILAAYATVLHRYTGQQDVLVGSPIAGRAQPETEGLIGYLANTIVQRARFAADPTFGALLSRLRESALGAYDHQDVPFEKLVLELEGRTAVGVAPLFQVVLTQLDSSQLPSPRMGEVVLEPFGLDAATTKFDLTLFMSDRPDGLALTLRARTDLHRPDSVERFLAHVKQVLEAAVADADVRVSRIPLLTESERTQLAAWNDTAADTGAPATLVALFEAEAARVPERTAVVGADAALSYADLDARTNRLARHLHSLGVVPNAPVGLLLDRSADAIVGLLGILKAGGAYMPLSVDAPAARLATQLTESGAKVVVTDAVGAAKLPAAVQAVTLDAAALGVLADTSLERTATPGDLAYVLYTSGSTGTPKGVAVTHANAVHYARAIARVLGTLDGLQFGMVSTLAADLGNTALLPSLIAGGTLHVLSKEVTTDPARFAEYVAAHPLDVIKATPNHGQALGALPRQWLVVGGEALRPEVARTFLNAGTCRVLNHYGPTETTVGVLTHEVTPDSLGGPTVPLGKPLANTHAYVVDTFGNEQPVGIPGELLIGGAGVARGYLKRDDLTAERFVTFKGERVYRTGDRVRRLPDGSIEFLGRVDDQVKVRGFRVELGEIEQVLRANPGVAQAVVVLRDEALVAYAVPKQAGYAVSHSDRPTREKLIEWLAAQLPEYMVPSAVVLLDTLPLTPNGKVDKRALPAPDASAAAVDTYVAPRTPTEEQLAAIWADVLKKERVGVTDNFMDLGGHSLMAIRMLGKISKTFGIRLPIRALFETPTVEQLASRIDTELRLAALEEMSEEDALRLLEEGSGTT, encoded by the coding sequence ATGTCCGGTTCCACGCTCGACCCGCACGCCACGCCGCCGTTCACCGCGGCCAGCGAGACCGTCATGCTCCCGGCGTCGTTCGCCCAGGAGCTGCTGTGGCTCGCCGACCGCGCCGCGCCCGGCAACGTCGCCTACAACATCCCGCGCACGCGGCGTCTCCGCGGCCCGCTCGACGTCGACGCGCTGCATCGCGCGTTCGACGCGCTCGTCGCGCGCCACGAGATCCTGCGCACCACGTACGCGACGCACGACGACCAGGCGGTGCAGGTGATCCACCCGCCGCGGCCCGTGCCGTTCGACGTCGTCGACCTCTCGTCGCTCGCCGCCGACGCGCGCGAGGCGGAGGCGCTGCGCGTGGTGCGCGAGCGGAGCGCGCGGCCGTTCGACCTCGCGTCGGATCTGCTGCTGCGCGTGACGCTGCTGCGCCTCGCCGCCGACGAACACGTGCTGCTGTTCGAGTCGCACCACATCGCGTTCGACGGCTGGTCGCGCGACGTCGTGTTCCGCGAGCTCGCCGCGCTCTACGAGGCGCTCGCGGCGGGGCGCGACGCGGATCTTCCGGCGCTTCCCATCCAGTTCGCCGACTACGCGATCTGGCAGCGCGAGCAGCTCCAGGGCGACCGGCTCGCCTCGCTGCTCGGCTGGTGGCGCGAGGAGCTCGGCGACGCGGAGCACGTGCTGCGGCTCCCGACCGACTTCGCGCGGCCGAACGTCTCGAGGTACGAGGGCGTCGCGCGCACGGTGCACCTCGACGCCGCGCTGCGCGACGGCATTCGCAAGCTCGGCCAGCGCCACGACGCGACGCCGTACATGGTGATCCTCGCGGCGTATGCGACCGTGCTGCACCGCTACACCGGGCAGCAGGACGTGCTCGTCGGGTCGCCGATCGCGGGGCGCGCGCAGCCGGAGACGGAAGGGCTCATCGGGTATCTCGCGAACACCATCGTGCAGCGCGCGCGCTTCGCCGCCGATCCGACGTTCGGCGCGCTGCTGTCGCGCCTGCGCGAGAGCGCGCTCGGTGCGTACGATCACCAGGACGTGCCGTTCGAGAAGCTCGTGCTGGAGCTCGAGGGCCGCACCGCGGTCGGCGTCGCGCCGCTGTTCCAGGTCGTGCTCACCCAGCTCGACTCGTCGCAGCTCCCGTCGCCGCGCATGGGCGAGGTGGTGCTGGAGCCGTTCGGCCTCGACGCGGCGACGACGAAGTTCGACCTCACGCTGTTCATGAGCGACCGCCCCGACGGCCTCGCGCTCACGCTGCGCGCGCGCACGGACCTGCATCGGCCCGACTCGGTCGAGCGGTTCCTCGCGCACGTGAAGCAGGTGCTGGAGGCGGCGGTGGCCGACGCCGACGTTCGCGTGTCGCGGATCCCGCTGCTCACGGAGTCGGAGCGGACGCAGCTCGCGGCATGGAACGACACGGCCGCCGACACGGGCGCGCCGGCGACGTTGGTCGCGCTGTTCGAGGCGGAGGCGGCGCGCGTGCCGGAGCGCACGGCGGTCGTCGGCGCGGACGCGGCCCTGTCGTACGCGGATCTCGACGCGCGCACGAACCGGCTCGCGCGCCATCTCCACTCGCTCGGCGTGGTGCCTAACGCGCCGGTCGGCCTGCTGCTCGACCGCTCGGCCGACGCGATCGTCGGCCTGTTGGGCATCCTCAAGGCGGGCGGCGCGTACATGCCGCTCTCGGTGGACGCCCCGGCGGCCCGTCTCGCGACCCAGCTCACCGAGAGCGGAGCCAAGGTCGTGGTGACCGATGCGGTGGGTGCGGCGAAGCTGCCTGCAGCCGTGCAGGCGGTCACGCTCGATGCCGCGGCGTTAGGCGTCCTCGCGGACACGAGTCTCGAGCGCACGGCGACGCCGGGCGATCTGGCGTACGTGCTCTACACCTCCGGGTCGACGGGCACGCCGAAGGGCGTCGCCGTCACGCACGCGAACGCGGTGCACTACGCGCGCGCGATCGCGCGGGTGCTCGGCACGCTCGATGGGCTGCAGTTCGGCATGGTCAGCACGCTCGCGGCCGACCTCGGCAACACCGCGCTTCTGCCGTCGCTCATCGCGGGCGGCACGCTGCACGTGCTCTCCAAGGAGGTGACGACGGATCCCGCGCGGTTCGCGGAGTACGTCGCGGCGCACCCGCTCGACGTGATCAAGGCGACGCCGAACCACGGGCAGGCACTCGGGGCGCTGCCCCGCCAGTGGCTCGTCGTCGGCGGCGAGGCACTGCGGCCGGAAGTCGCGCGGACGTTCCTGAACGCCGGGACGTGCCGGGTGCTCAATCACTATGGGCCCACGGAGACCACCGTCGGCGTGCTGACCCACGAGGTGACACCCGACTCGTTAGGCGGCCCGACCGTGCCGTTAGGCAAGCCGCTCGCGAACACGCATGCGTACGTGGTCGACACGTTCGGCAACGAGCAGCCAGTCGGGATCCCCGGCGAGCTGCTGATCGGCGGCGCCGGTGTCGCGCGTGGGTACCTGAAGCGGGACGATCTGACCGCCGAGCGGTTCGTGACGTTCAAAGGCGAGCGCGTGTACCGCACGGGCGACCGCGTGCGCCGCCTCCCCGATGGCAGCATCGAGTTCCTCGGCCGCGTGGACGATCAGGTGAAGGTGCGTGGCTTCCGCGTGGAGCTGGGCGAGATCGAGCAGGTCCTGCGCGCGAATCCCGGCGTCGCGCAGGCCGTCGTCGTGCTGCGGGACGAGGCGCTCGTGGCGTACGCGGTGCCGAAGCAGGCGGGTTACGCGGTGAGCCACAGCGACCGGCCGACGCGCGAGAAGCTGATCGAGTGGCTGGCGGCGCAGCTGCCGGAGTACATGGTGCCGAGCGCGGTGGTGCTGCTCGACACGCTGCCGCTGACGCCGAACGGCAAGGTCGACAAGCGCGCGCTCCCGGCCCCCGACGCGAGCGCCGCGGCGGTCGACACCTATGTCGCCCCGCGTACGCCGACCGAGGAGCAGCTCGCCGCGATCTGGGCGGACGTCCTGAAGAAGGAGCGCGTCGGCGTGACCGACAACTTCATGGACCTCGGCGGCCACTCGCTCATGGCCATCCGGATGCTCGGCAAGATCAGCAAGACGTTCGGCATCCGCCTCCCCATCCGCGCGCTGTTCGAGACGCCGACGGTGGAGCAGCTCGCGTCGCGCATCGACACCGAGCTGCGCCTCGCCGCGCTCGAGGAGATGAGCGAGGAGGACGCGCTGCGCCTGCTCGAAGAGGGGAGCGGCACGACGTGA
- a CDS encoding non-ribosomal peptide synthetase has product MSEGAPALDRALEERLAKMSPAKRALFLKAAGLPVDYAPPAARTGIPRRPAGTPAPLSFAQELLWLLQAANPGFFAYNAPRAYRLRGPLDVRALQRALDAHVERHEIYRSVVRATDDGPVQEVRPARPVTLRVEDLREAGEAVVADRARDVMREPFDLARDQLLRAALFRVGDDEHVLVLVSHHIASDGWSRGVMFRELAASYEAALADVDAELPPLPIQYGDFAAWQREHLSGERLERLLAFWRDTLAGAPHALELPTDRPLSGLPSAEGARVQALFPPELAAALKALARAHDATLFMTLLAAWQVLLARYTGQDDVLVGTPIAGRTRPEVEGLVGYFADTLVVRARLGGAPTFAEHLARVRETSLAAFDHQEVPYEKLVLELASARGGSTAPLFQSLFTLHDDRPERLGLAGVQVERFAADGGWTKADVSLSAADRADGLAVVLEYRTDAFDRDRMERMLDHLRTLLEGIVAAPDTPVTRLPLIGAAERARMDAWNDTAREYSHDSTLIARIEAAVDRVPNAIALQVGRETLTFAELDARANRLARRLKREGVGPGVGVALCFERSFELVVGQLAAMKAGGHYVPLDPDYPEDRIAYMLEDSAAPVVLTDRAHRGVLPPSATNVLELDACWPEIARESGDRLPNDAAPSDLAYVIYTSGSTGRPKGVMIPHRAVVNYVEWMQRAFPLRADDCVLQKAPASFDASIWEFFLPLVAGVRLLLAKPGGHQDPDYLMGTVTRDGVTIMQLVPSQLQMVLETPSAEALSRLRLLVSGGEALPGDLLARLDRIAPVKLTNLYGPTECTVYATSWTHDPRVDGPHDGSPVPIGRPIDNARVYVVHPDTLERQPLGIPGELLIGGVQVARGYRNRAELTAEKFIRDPFGTRDSGLGTREGEASESRVPSPESRVYRTGDLARLRADGIVEYLGRIDNQVKLRGFRIELGEIEEALARHRAVRQCVVLLREDVPGDKRLVAYVAYQPGAADDAAALREFLRAQLPEYMVPAVFVALDAIPLNANGKADRRALPAPAGAESTGSATPYAPPRTTLEHELVEIWESLLRHRPIGIHDDFFAVGGHSLLAMRMLVEIERVRGHRLAVATLFEHSTIEALARVLAGEVEAAGEPPLVVLNPDAAGTPLVFVHGDVRGGGWYCRRLARYLPERPLIVLPTVRPDAPHGTEAPATIEAMARRHVAELRRVRPHGPYLVGGFCVGGLVAYEIAQQLAAAGERVELLVLVDTAALNAPFRRLVPLLAAVDALTPSARRLDRRAGILRSARYYRGRVVDVARRPLGEQLAWVSRNVRRRLAGTRPNGVPNAAPAAAPDGAPPVDARLGEDERLMGAGAAGPGLATLLHQQRAAVAYVQRPYAGAVHVVWASEVLGARRDPTRGWGRLVRGVRVSEVPSSHVGLITRHLPAFAERLAAVVRDADRS; this is encoded by the coding sequence GTGAGCGAGGGCGCCCCGGCCCTGGACAGGGCGCTGGAGGAGCGGCTCGCGAAGATGTCGCCCGCGAAGCGGGCGCTCTTCCTCAAGGCCGCCGGCCTGCCCGTCGACTACGCGCCGCCGGCCGCGCGCACCGGCATCCCGCGCCGACCGGCGGGCACGCCGGCGCCGCTGTCGTTCGCGCAGGAGCTGCTCTGGCTGCTCCAGGCCGCGAACCCCGGCTTCTTCGCGTACAACGCGCCGCGCGCCTACCGCCTGCGCGGGCCGCTCGACGTGCGCGCGCTCCAGCGCGCGCTCGACGCGCACGTCGAGCGGCACGAGATCTACCGCTCCGTCGTGCGCGCCACGGACGACGGCCCGGTGCAGGAGGTGCGTCCCGCGCGCCCGGTGACGCTGCGCGTGGAAGATCTGCGAGAGGCAGGCGAGGCGGTCGTCGCCGACCGCGCGCGCGACGTGATGCGCGAGCCGTTCGACCTCGCGCGCGACCAGCTGCTGCGCGCCGCGCTGTTCCGCGTCGGCGACGACGAGCACGTGCTCGTCCTCGTCTCGCACCACATCGCGAGCGACGGCTGGTCGCGCGGCGTGATGTTCCGCGAGCTCGCCGCGTCCTACGAGGCCGCGCTCGCCGACGTCGACGCCGAGCTGCCGCCGCTGCCGATCCAGTACGGCGACTTCGCCGCGTGGCAGCGCGAGCACCTGTCGGGCGAGCGGCTCGAGCGGCTGCTCGCGTTCTGGCGCGACACGCTCGCCGGCGCGCCGCACGCGCTCGAGCTGCCGACCGACCGGCCACTCTCCGGTCTGCCGTCGGCCGAGGGGGCGCGCGTGCAGGCGCTGTTCCCGCCGGAGCTCGCGGCCGCGCTGAAGGCGCTCGCCCGCGCGCACGACGCGACGCTGTTCATGACGCTGCTCGCCGCGTGGCAGGTGCTGCTCGCGCGCTATACGGGGCAGGACGACGTGCTGGTGGGCACGCCGATCGCCGGCCGCACGCGGCCCGAGGTCGAGGGACTCGTCGGCTACTTCGCGGACACGCTCGTCGTGCGCGCGCGACTCGGCGGCGCGCCGACGTTCGCCGAGCACCTCGCGCGCGTGCGCGAGACGAGCCTCGCCGCGTTCGACCATCAGGAGGTGCCGTACGAGAAGCTCGTGCTCGAGCTGGCGTCGGCGCGCGGCGGCAGCACGGCGCCGCTGTTCCAGTCGCTGTTCACGCTGCACGACGACCGCCCCGAGCGGCTGGGGCTCGCCGGCGTGCAGGTGGAGCGCTTCGCCGCCGACGGCGGATGGACGAAGGCCGACGTGAGCCTCTCGGCCGCCGACCGCGCCGACGGGCTCGCGGTGGTACTCGAGTACCGCACCGACGCGTTCGACCGCGACCGCATGGAGCGGATGCTCGACCATCTCCGCACGCTGCTCGAGGGGATCGTCGCCGCGCCGGACACGCCGGTCACGCGGCTGCCGCTCATCGGCGCCGCCGAGCGCGCGCGGATGGACGCGTGGAACGACACGGCGCGCGAGTACTCGCACGACAGCACGCTGATCGCCCGCATCGAGGCCGCGGTCGACCGCGTGCCTAACGCGATCGCGCTCCAGGTCGGCCGCGAGACGCTGACGTTCGCCGAGCTCGATGCGCGCGCGAACCGGCTCGCGCGCCGGCTGAAGCGCGAGGGCGTCGGGCCCGGCGTCGGCGTCGCGCTCTGCTTCGAGCGGTCGTTCGAGCTCGTGGTGGGCCAGCTCGCGGCGATGAAGGCGGGCGGCCACTACGTGCCGCTCGATCCGGACTACCCCGAGGACCGCATCGCGTACATGCTCGAGGACTCCGCGGCCCCGGTGGTGCTCACCGACCGCGCGCACCGCGGCGTGCTCCCGCCGAGTGCGACGAACGTCCTCGAGCTCGACGCGTGCTGGCCCGAGATCGCGCGCGAGAGCGGCGACCGGCTGCCTAACGACGCGGCCCCGAGCGACCTCGCGTACGTCATCTACACCTCCGGCTCCACCGGGCGGCCGAAAGGCGTGATGATCCCGCATCGCGCGGTCGTCAACTACGTCGAGTGGATGCAGCGCGCGTTCCCGCTGCGCGCCGACGACTGCGTGCTGCAGAAGGCCCCGGCGAGCTTCGACGCGTCGATCTGGGAGTTCTTCCTCCCGCTCGTCGCCGGCGTGCGGCTCTTGCTCGCGAAGCCGGGCGGCCATCAGGATCCCGACTACCTGATGGGCACCGTCACACGCGACGGCGTCACGATCATGCAGCTCGTGCCGTCGCAGCTGCAGATGGTGCTGGAGACGCCGTCGGCGGAGGCGCTGAGCCGGCTGCGGCTGCTCGTCTCCGGCGGCGAGGCGCTTCCCGGCGACCTGCTCGCGCGCCTCGATCGCATCGCACCGGTGAAGCTCACGAACCTGTACGGCCCCACCGAGTGCACGGTGTACGCGACGTCGTGGACGCACGACCCGCGCGTCGACGGGCCGCACGACGGATCGCCGGTGCCGATCGGCCGGCCGATCGACAACGCGCGCGTCTACGTCGTGCACCCGGACACGCTCGAGCGCCAGCCGTTGGGCATCCCCGGCGAGCTGCTCATCGGCGGCGTGCAGGTCGCGCGCGGCTACCGCAATCGGGCGGAGCTCACGGCGGAGAAGTTCATCCGAGATCCGTTCGGGACTCGGGACTCGGGACTCGGGACTCGGGAGGGAGAAGCGTCCGAGTCCCGAGTCCCGAGTCCCGAGTCCCGAGTCTATCGGACGGGAGATCTCGCCCGCCTCCGCGCCGATGGCATCGTCGAGTACCTCGGGCGCATCGACAACCAGGTCAAGCTGCGCGGCTTCCGCATCGAGCTCGGCGAGATCGAGGAAGCGCTCGCGCGGCATCGCGCGGTGCGGCAGTGCGTGGTGCTGTTGCGCGAGGACGTGCCGGGTGACAAGCGGCTCGTCGCGTACGTCGCCTACCAGCCCGGCGCGGCCGACGACGCCGCGGCGCTGCGCGAGTTCCTGCGCGCCCAGCTTCCCGAGTACATGGTCCCGGCGGTGTTCGTCGCGCTCGACGCCATCCCGCTGAACGCGAACGGCAAGGCCGACCGCCGCGCGCTCCCCGCGCCCGCGGGCGCCGAGTCCACCGGCTCCGCCACGCCGTACGCGCCGCCGCGCACGACGCTCGAGCACGAGCTGGTGGAGATCTGGGAGTCGCTGCTCCGCCATCGCCCGATCGGCATCCACGACGACTTCTTCGCCGTCGGCGGCCACTCGCTGCTCGCCATGCGCATGCTCGTCGAGATCGAGCGCGTGCGCGGGCACCGGCTCGCCGTCGCCACGCTGTTCGAGCACAGCACCATCGAGGCGCTCGCGCGCGTGCTCGCCGGCGAGGTGGAGGCGGCGGGCGAGCCGCCGCTCGTCGTGCTGAACCCCGACGCCGCGGGCACGCCGCTCGTGTTCGTGCACGGCGACGTGCGCGGCGGCGGGTGGTACTGTCGCCGGCTCGCGCGGTACCTGCCCGAGCGGCCGCTCATCGTGCTGCCGACGGTGCGCCCCGACGCGCCGCACGGCACCGAGGCGCCGGCGACGATCGAGGCGATGGCGCGCCGCCACGTCGCGGAGCTGCGCCGCGTGCGGCCGCACGGCCCGTATCTCGTCGGTGGGTTCTGCGTCGGCGGGCTCGTGGCGTACGAGATCGCGCAGCAGCTCGCCGCCGCCGGCGAGCGCGTGGAGCTGCTCGTCCTCGTCGACACCGCCGCGCTGAACGCGCCGTTCCGTCGGCTCGTGCCGCTGCTCGCCGCGGTCGACGCGCTCACGCCGAGCGCGCGGCGACTCGACCGCCGCGCGGGGATCCTGCGCAGCGCGCGCTACTACCGTGGCCGCGTGGTCGACGTCGCGCGCCGGCCGCTCGGCGAGCAGCTCGCGTGGGTGTCGCGCAACGTCCGGCGCCGCCTGGCCGGTACGCGGCCTAACGGAGTGCCTAACGCGGCCCCCGCCGCCGCGCCTGACGGCGCGCCGCCGGTCGACGCGCGGCTCGGCGAGGACGAGCGGCTCATGGGCGCCGGCGCGGCCGGGCCGGGGCTCGCCACGCTGCTCCACCAGCAGCGCGCGGCGGTCGCGTACGTACAGCGGCCGTACGCCGGCGCGGTGCACGTCGTCTGGGCGAGCGAGGTGCTCGGCGCGCGGCGCGATCCCACGCGTGGATGGGGGCGGCTCGTGCGCGGGGTGCGCGTGAGCGAGGTCCCGTCGTCGCACGTGGGGCTCATCACGCGTCATCTGCCCGCGTTCGCCGAGCGGCTCGCCGCCGTCGTGCGCGACGCCGATCGCTCGTGA